The following are from one region of the Vibrio hyugaensis genome:
- a CDS encoding OmpA family protein, with product MKVIPIFFMACLISACSSNSNTETGDEYEYIETPTANQIADLIDDDRDGVINARDLCPGTPIGSEIDNDGCGEFLKTSQEMQIRVLFANDSDEINPIFSQQLRELSEFLKEYPSTSIELQGYASRTGTAQHNLDLSKRRAENVRRVLLQNGISPSRVTIVGYGDTVLASTGADETSHALNRRVTATVIGYKGEVKKEWTIFTTLPKS from the coding sequence ATGAAAGTAATACCTATTTTTTTCATGGCGTGTTTGATTTCAGCGTGCAGTTCTAATTCTAATACCGAAACCGGCGATGAATACGAGTACATTGAAACGCCTACCGCCAATCAAATTGCCGACCTGATCGATGATGATCGAGATGGTGTCATCAATGCTCGAGATTTGTGTCCTGGTACGCCGATTGGTTCAGAAATCGATAATGATGGATGTGGGGAATTCTTAAAAACGTCCCAAGAAATGCAAATTCGAGTCTTGTTTGCGAACGATTCAGATGAAATCAATCCGATCTTTTCACAACAACTTCGTGAGCTGTCTGAGTTCTTAAAAGAATACCCAAGTACTTCTATTGAACTTCAAGGGTATGCGAGCCGAACGGGTACTGCGCAACATAACTTGGACTTGTCTAAACGCCGAGCGGAAAATGTTAGAAGGGTTTTACTTCAAAATGGCATTTCACCAAGTCGAGTAACTATCGTTGGTTATGGTGATACTGTTCTCGCTTCTACTGGTGCCGATGAAACAAGCCATGCACTGAATCGACGTGTTACGGCAACGGTCATTGGATACAAAGGTGAAGTGAAGAAAGAATGGACTATATTTACCACGCTTCCTAAGAGTTAA
- a CDS encoding TolC family outer membrane protein produces MDFSGRIAVKWSRLSIACCSCLIVSFPIFGQTLEQAVALTLKTNPDLKAAFNEFTSSRYVNNASSGAYLPQIDLDAGIGYEGIDPAESVGRGQTDLTRKEAAVTLTQLIWDGSATLNDIDRTAADAESLRYQLLADASDKALEVTKVYLDAVKAYEILTLSENNLAVHKRIYSDIKKRVNSGIGSTADLTQVEARLAKAHGNLAAAQNNLYDTHTMFTRLVGQSPQGLIFPRADENFIPYTVDEAVGIAFEEHPVVKVAVADVDSAKFQYKQSKGVNLPTVSIEASQTWRDDADGIEGRSDETLAMLRLRYNLYNGGSDAANSENFAYQLNKAKDLRASAYKNIEEGLRLSWSALDLTLQQKEFLSDHVDSAAETVIAYEKQYRIGKRTLLDLLNTENELFEARKDYLDSKYAEQYAKYRVMNATGQLLNSLRVDIPQEWLEKVEY; encoded by the coding sequence ATGGATTTTTCTGGGAGAATCGCCGTGAAGTGGAGCCGACTAAGCATAGCGTGCTGCAGTTGCCTAATAGTGTCATTTCCTATTTTCGGTCAAACGTTAGAACAGGCTGTAGCCTTAACGCTGAAAACAAACCCTGATTTGAAAGCTGCATTTAACGAATTCACAAGTAGTCGTTACGTTAACAACGCTTCATCAGGCGCATATTTACCACAAATTGATTTAGACGCTGGTATTGGTTATGAGGGAATCGATCCAGCCGAGAGTGTCGGACGTGGACAAACCGACTTAACCCGTAAAGAAGCGGCCGTGACCTTAACCCAACTTATCTGGGATGGGTCTGCTACTCTGAACGACATCGATCGAACTGCGGCAGACGCAGAGTCACTGCGTTATCAACTCCTTGCTGATGCATCGGACAAAGCATTAGAGGTGACAAAAGTTTATTTAGATGCGGTGAAAGCCTATGAAATTTTGACCTTGTCTGAAAACAATCTAGCGGTGCACAAACGCATTTACTCAGATATTAAAAAGCGTGTGAACTCCGGTATCGGTTCCACCGCGGATTTGACGCAGGTAGAAGCACGTCTAGCAAAAGCGCACGGCAATCTTGCTGCTGCACAAAACAACCTCTATGACACACATACCATGTTTACTCGGTTAGTGGGTCAATCTCCGCAAGGCTTAATTTTCCCTAGAGCTGATGAGAACTTCATTCCATATACTGTCGATGAAGCTGTAGGAATCGCCTTTGAGGAACACCCAGTGGTGAAAGTAGCGGTTGCTGATGTTGACTCAGCTAAGTTCCAGTACAAGCAATCCAAAGGGGTTAACCTCCCTACTGTCTCTATCGAAGCTTCACAGACTTGGCGAGATGATGCAGATGGTATTGAAGGTCGAAGTGACGAAACACTCGCAATGTTGCGTTTAAGATACAACCTTTATAACGGAGGCAGCGATGCAGCAAACTCAGAAAATTTCGCCTACCAATTAAATAAGGCGAAAGATTTACGCGCGTCCGCCTACAAGAATATAGAAGAAGGGTTACGACTTTCTTGGAGTGCTTTAGACTTAACCTTGCAACAAAAAGAATTCTTATCTGATCACGTAGACTCCGCAGCAGAAACCGTGATTGCCTACGAAAAGCAATACCGCATTGGCAAACGAACTCTCTTGGATTTGCTCAACACTGAGAACGAACTTTTCGAAGCGCGTAAGGATTATCTCGATTCAAAATACGCCGAGCAATACGCAAAATACCGCGTAATGAATGCTACAGGACAACTGCTCAACTCTTTGCGCGTCGATATTCCGCAAGAGTGGCTAGAGAAAGTGGAGTATTAA